Proteins from a single region of Cydia pomonella isolate Wapato2018A chromosome 13, ilCydPomo1, whole genome shotgun sequence:
- the LOC133524114 gene encoding transmembrane protein 19 has protein sequence MNLNKNTKSHMKNDHIVTVLVCAIAIPLSMSLWIINLIYTKFFAKNTGFDEPVVISPARWLAACFIPIMIAFYGYRKKSLNLSGAILGFFVGFVLTLSNFCFLATLFTFFVTSSKATKFRPHLKRKIEEDFKEGGQRNWIQVLCNGGMATQLGILYLMDVGASEKPIDFLNYYRASWLSMGILGVFSCCNGDTWASELGTVLAKSEPFLITSLKRVPPGTNGGVTIIGTLFSIVGGTIIGISQYLAMLYFTDKASWENAPPQWPVILFGALAGFLGSLIDSLMGATLQYSGLDKDGKIVSHSSKTVKHLSGRNILDNHSVNLITTVIMGLLMPTISKTLWPII, from the exons ATGAATTTGAATAAGAATACTAAATCGCATATGAAAAATGACCACATAGTGACTGTATTAGTTTGTGCTATAGCAATACCTCTGTCTATGTCTTTATggataattaatttaatatatactaAATTTTTTGCTAAGAATACAGGATTTGATG AGCCTGTGGTAATATCACCTGCTCGCTGGCTGGCAGCATGTTTCATCCCCATTATGATAGCCTTCTATGGGTACAGAAAAAAAAGCCTCAACCTAAGTGGAGCCATACTTGGTTTCTTCGTGGGATTTGTGTTAACACTGAGCAATTTTTGCTTCCTAGCAACACTGTTTACATTCTTTGTAACTTCATCTAAAGCAACCAAATTCAGGCCACACTTAAAAAGGAAAATTGAGGAGGATTTCAAAGAAG GTGGCCAGAGGAACTGGATCCAAGTTTTGTGTAATGGTGGCATGGCAACACAGCTTGGGATACTTTACCTAATGGATGTTGGTGCTTCTGAGAAACCCATCGACTTTTTAAACTATTACAGAGCATCTTGGCTATCTATGGGAATCCTTG GTGTATTCTCCTGCTGTAACGGCGATACGTGGGCCTCCGAGCTAGGCACCGTTTTAGCCAAATCTGAGCCCTTCCTTATAACCTCTCTAAAACGAGTTCCACCCGGCACTAACGGCGGTGTCACAATCATCGGCACCTTGTTCAGTATAGTTGGCGGCACTATCATAGGAATATCGCAGTATTTGGCGATGTTGTACTTTACTGACAAGGCGTCATGGGAGAACGCTCCGCCCCAGTGGcctgttattttatttggagCTTTAGCTGGATTTTTGGGCAGCTTAATTGATTCCCTTATGGGAGCAACCTTGCAGTACTCGG GGTTAGACAAAGACGGCAAGATTGTATCGCACTCCTCCAAAACAGTGAAGCATTTAAGCGGTAGAAACATTTTGGACAACCACAGCGTAAACCTCATTACTACTGTAATCATGGGTCTTCTTATGCCTACTATAAGTAAAACCTTATGGCCAATCATATGA